Below is a window of Streptomyces spongiicola DNA.
GGGGTGCTCACTCATTTCCAGAAAGAAGGGTCGCCTTTCATTACATTGAATTTCCCCGCCGTTTTCGCTATAAATAGAAAGGTTAACAATTACCGCACAACAGGGAGGGATTCAAAATGGGCGAACAACAATTAGGCATGCCACCGCAGATACCGGGAGGGGAGGAAGAGCGTAAGCCAGTGGTTTTCGCGGTACGCATTGATCCGGCCTTGCGGGAGCAGGTTGAGGGACTTCGAGGTATTACAGAACAGTCGGTCAACGAGGTTGGCGTGGAGGCGCTCACCGCCTGGGTCGACAACAAGCTTGCCGATGAAGAGGTACGCGACAAGGCCATGGCCGGCATTGAGGAAGAGGAGCGCAGGCTCCAGGAGCGGCGTAGCGCCATCCAGAAGGTCTTGGGTGCTACGGCCAGCACTTCGGGCGAAGCGCCAGGTACCGGCCCTAGCCGTAGCGGGCGCCGAGGCAAATCTTCGGATAGCTAAAACCTCTGTGAGGACTCACGATAGCTCGGTCGGTTCCACAAGCACTAGGGCATCGAGGTCGACATCCTCTCGTGTTACGGACGCGATGACATCTCCATGACCACCAGCGAGAGTATCAATCGCAAACCTTGCCTGATCAATCGCAACGCGAACACTGAGGCCGGAAGCAATCGCCCGATAAAAGACTGTCGCGAACAAGTTGGCCGCTAGGTCTGAGATCTCTGTCGTCGTGGCGATAACTACCGGGACAGCGGCAAGCAAGACGTCCGCGCCATCCAAAGTGTCACAGGCATTAAGCACGAGAACACGAGGCGGGTCACTTGTTGCCCCCAGGGCTCGCGCCAGATGTTCAAACTGGACTTCGACACCCTCGGGTGAGTCAAGAGAACCGTTGTCAAACTCCAGGGCCTTACCACCGCCGTGCCCTGAAAAGTGCACAACGTGCGGTTTCTTGTCGGTAAGCCCTCTTAGGAGATCCAGAGGTGTCGCGGCAGGCCAATGGTCAATTTCGATGCTATCCCGATGCAGGGCACTCCGAACCTCCGCACGGACATCACTCACTTCCTTGTCCACACGAATACGGGTCTCGATGAGGTCGCCGCTCTCATCCTCATCCCAGATTCGAGGGTTTGCTGTCAGGTAGAGGACACGGAGCTGCTCTGGCTTGGGAGCGGGGATGTGGCGCACCTCGTGAATATATCTCACAGTCGGCTTACTGATGCGAGCAAGCTCCTGCGCATGCTTCTTCTCTTCACTCCTGCGTTTTGTGTCAGCACGAGCCTGCACCGACTCTGCGTTTTTACGCGCACGGCCCAAGTTGGCAGTTTCCTGACGCTGCTTCCCAAGGTTGTCTGCCAACTTCTTGGAAACGTCGGCAGCTTTCTTGTCGAGAGCAGCCGCATCGTTCTCAAGCTTGAGGGCAGAGTTCGTGTAGCTCCTGCGCAAGCTTGTCGAAGAGGTCCGCTCGGCGGATCTCTTCTTAGCCGAAGCATCCTTACGCTTCTTCGAAGCGTCACTCTCGTATTTTGCTTGCTGATCTCGCAGCTTGGCTTCAGCTGCCTTCAGTTGCGCAAGCTTCCGCATGACAGAGTCTTCCGACATAGCCCTTCCTTCCGCTTAATTAATATTGAGATTTTCACCGTGCTGGTGCCGCAGCTGCGTCAGAATCAGGCTCCCGATCCCAAGGACGCCGAAGGCGTATCGCTTGGCGTCGTCCCGCTTCTGGATGTTGTGACGATCGACGTTGCTCAGAGCCTGGGCGAATCCCATACCAAGCATCCGCCAACCCTCCCACTCGCCGCTTTCCTTGCCCAACCGGAACTGAGCAGCATCCGCAAACACTGTCGAATACAACCCCTTGCCGACAAGGGTCTTGCCATTCTTGTCCTTGGGATCGCCACACCACTGACGCACGTGATGCTCAACAAAGATGGCCGTCTGGCTAGCTACCGCCTGCCAGTCTTCGTTTTGGATGTGCGTACTCACATACGCCCAGAGATCCGGGTCGAAAGCCGTCTCATCAACTGCATCGTCACTTGATCCCGCCTGTTCCAGTTCAAAGATGGCGGCTTCAATGATTCCTGACGCCTTACTCACCCCGCCCAGAAAAGCGCTGTCCCATGCGCTGTCAGGAGTGCTAGCCGAAAAAACCATCAGACTGTAGTCGGTATCGACGAAAGCTTGTGTCAGGTGGTGGTCTTTCCCAAGAGCTCGTGTGAGAATGGACTGCACTCGCCCTTTCCACGATGAGAACTTGCTTTCAGCTTTGAGCTGCAAACCCGGGTCTTCGAAGTTAGTGGGGGTACGACGGTGACGGGCGGGCTCGCCGGTCACGCTGTGTGAGGTGGTTGGGGTGCGGGCGCCCTGGACGCAAGGAGCCCGCAGGTCTTCGTGATCATGGTTGTTGTCTAGGCAACCGATCATGAAACCCCACGGGCTTGAACAGCGACGATACCGGCATCAACGAGGCGGCCACGCGACTTCTGGGGCTGGAGGGGGTGAGTGTGATCAAGGTCAAGGACGACGGGGCGGGCGGTTCGACGGTGTACGTGGTCACGAACGAGGACTCCGCCCGGGCCTGCCCCTCGTGCGGGGTCTTCGCCACCCGGCTGAAGGACTACCGCACCACCCGGCCCCGGCACCTGCCCTGCGGTGGACGCCCTGTGAGTATCCGGTGGCGCAAGGCACGCTGGTACTGCGCCGAACCCGTGTGCGAGCGCGGCTCGTTCACCGAGGCGATACACGCGGTGCCTGCCGGGATGCGCACCACCACCGCCCTGCGCCGGGCGGCGGGGGCTGCGGTCTGCGACGGATCCCGCACCGTCGTGCAGGCCGGCCGCGACCTGTCCTTGAGCTGGCCGATCGTGCAGCAGTGCTTTGAGGACTACGCCGCGGCGGTCCTGCCCGAGACGCCGCCCGCGACCGAGGCGGTCGGGATCGACGAGACCCGGCGCGGGAAACCGGTGTGGAAGCAGAACCCGGCCACCGGCAAGTGGGAACTCATCGCGGACGCCTGGCACATCGGCTTCGTCGACGCGATCGGCGGACAAGGACTGTTCGGCCAGGTCGAGGGCCGCAACGCCACCTCGGTCGCCGACAGGCTCAGCGCCCAGCCCGCCTCCTGGCGGGCACAGGTCCGCTACGTCGCCATCGACCTGTGCGCCACCTTCCGCGCCGCCGTCCACCGCGCCCTGCCGCACGCAACCGTGGTCGTCGACTGCTTCCACATCGTCCAGCTCGCCCAGCGCCACCTCGCCGACCTGCGCCGACGCCTCACCTGGAAGCAGCACGGCCGCCGGGCCCGCAAAGGCGACAGCATCTACACCGTCCGCAAACTCCTGCGCCGCAACAAAGAAGACCTCACCGAAAACCAACGCACCCTGCTCAAGGCGGAGTTGGAGTACATGGGCACCTACGGCCGGCAGATCCACGCGGCCTGGCAGGCCAAGGAACTCCTGCGCGACATCCTCCACCTGACCATCAGCCGCACCCACCACGCCCCCGACCGCTCCGCGATCTCCGCCGCCCGCCACCGCTTCCTCGCCCACGTCGCCGACCACGCCCACATGCCCGAACTCCTCACCCTCGCCGAGACCGTCGAGCAGTGGTGGGACGGCATCGAGACCTACCTCACCACCGGCATCACCAACGCCGCCTCCGAAGGCAACAACCGCCTCATCAAGCTCGAAGCCCGCAACGCCTTCGGCTTCCGCAACCGCGAGAACCAACGCCTCCGGTCACGCTGTGCAACCACCCGGCGGAGCCGACGGGAGGCGCACCCCCACTAAATTCGAAGACCCGCAAACCCTCACGTGCGGCTTCGTCTTTTAGGTCCCGGAGGGTTTGAATCGCAACTTGAGACGTCGTCATGGATCAACACTACGCTCCTGCGCCTTCTTTGTTCCCACCTCCCGCTCCAACACCCACACGAACGCCACGCCGCCCTTGGGGAACGTCCAGCCCTCGTAGGCGACTTCGACGCTCGGTGAGGGGTCGGTGGCTGAGAGGTGCATGCGTACGCCGAGCCGTTCGCTGTGCTGCTGGATGAGGGTGTACGTAGCGCC
It encodes the following:
- a CDS encoding CHAT domain-containing protein; translated protein: MSEDSVMRKLAQLKAAEAKLRDQQAKYESDASKKRKDASAKKRSAERTSSTSLRRSYTNSALKLENDAAALDKKAADVSKKLADNLGKQRQETANLGRARKNAESVQARADTKRRSEEKKHAQELARISKPTVRYIHEVRHIPAPKPEQLRVLYLTANPRIWDEDESGDLIETRIRVDKEVSDVRAEVRSALHRDSIEIDHWPAATPLDLLRGLTDKKPHVVHFSGHGGGKALEFDNGSLDSPEGVEVQFEHLARALGATSDPPRVLVLNACDTLDGADVLLAAVPVVIATTTEISDLAANLFATVFYRAIASGLSVRVAIDQARFAIDTLAGGHGDVIASVTREDVDLDALVLVEPTELS
- a CDS encoding TIGR02391 family protein, with the protein product MTGEPARHRRTPTNFEDPGLQLKAESKFSSWKGRVQSILTRALGKDHHLTQAFVDTDYSLMVFSASTPDSAWDSAFLGGVSKASGIIEAAIFELEQAGSSDDAVDETAFDPDLWAYVSTHIQNEDWQAVASQTAIFVEHHVRQWCGDPKDKNGKTLVGKGLYSTVFADAAQFRLGKESGEWEGWRMLGMGFAQALSNVDRHNIQKRDDAKRYAFGVLGIGSLILTQLRHQHGENLNIN
- a CDS encoding ISL3 family transposase, giving the protein MNSDDTGINEAATRLLGLEGVSVIKVKDDGAGGSTVYVVTNEDSARACPSCGVFATRLKDYRTTRPRHLPCGGRPVSIRWRKARWYCAEPVCERGSFTEAIHAVPAGMRTTTALRRAAGAAVCDGSRTVVQAGRDLSLSWPIVQQCFEDYAAAVLPETPPATEAVGIDETRRGKPVWKQNPATGKWELIADAWHIGFVDAIGGQGLFGQVEGRNATSVADRLSAQPASWRAQVRYVAIDLCATFRAAVHRALPHATVVVDCFHIVQLAQRHLADLRRRLTWKQHGRRARKGDSIYTVRKLLRRNKEDLTENQRTLLKAELEYMGTYGRQIHAAWQAKELLRDILHLTISRTHHAPDRSAISAARHRFLAHVADHAHMPELLTLAETVEQWWDGIETYLTTGITNAASEGNNRLIKLEARNAFGFRNRENQRLRSRCATTRRSRREAHPH